Proteins found in one Lepisosteus oculatus isolate fLepOcu1 chromosome 22, fLepOcu1.hap2, whole genome shotgun sequence genomic segment:
- the ddt gene encoding D-dopachrome decarboxylase — MPFIDLESNLPSSKFPDEFLKKMCSSTAAVLGKPEDRMNLTVRAGLSMLMAGSSAPCVQVTVSAIGVVDSAEKNKQHSAKIFQFLTQELGLSEDRIVLRFWPLEPWQVGKKGTVMTFL, encoded by the exons ATGCCGTTCATCGATCTGGAGAGCAACCTGCCTTCGAGCAAATTTCCCGAcgagtttctgaaaaagatgTGCTCCAGCACGGCGGCGGTACTAGGGAAGCCCGAGGAC AGGATGAACTTGACTGTGAGGGCAGGCCTGTCCATGCTCATGGCTGGCTCCTCAGCTCCTTGTGTGCAGGTCACTGTCTCTGCCATTGGGGTGGTGGACAGTGCGGAGAAGAACAAGCAGCACAGTGCCAAGATCTTCCAGTTCCTCACCCAGGAGCTGGGGCTCAGCGAAGACAG GATTGTCCTCCGGTTCTGGCCTCTCGAACCCTGGCAAGTTGGGAAGAAAGGGACTGTGATGACCTTCCTGTGA
- the chchd10 gene encoding coiled-coil-helix-coiled-coil-helix domain-containing protein 10, mitochondrial — MARGSRSRPSPVASHPAPSHASPAMAAPPAALATAPAQPKQPGLMAQMATTAAGVAVGSAVGHVVGSALTGAFSGSGGAEPAKPASAHQEPPRSSSVQQPGPCHFEVKQFLECATTQSDLTLCEGFSEALKQCKFSHGVSSLV; from the exons ATGGCCAGAGGAAGCCGTAGCAGACCCTCGCCTGTAGCTAg CCACCCCGCTCCCTCTCATGCCTCGCCAGCAATGGCGGCACCGCCTGCAGCCCTGGCTACTGCCCCAGCCCAGCCGAAGCAGCCCGGTCTCATGGCGCAGATGGCCACGACCGCAGCCGGGGTGGCGGTGGGGTCGGCGGTGGGACACGTTGTCGGCAGTGCCCTGACCGGAGCCTTCAGCGGCAGCGGCGGCGCGGAGCCGGCGAAACCCGCCAGCGCCCATCAG GAGCCCCCGAGAAGCTCCTCCGTGCAGCAGCCGGGCCCCTGCCACTTCGAGGTGAAGCAGTTCCTGGAGTGCGCCACCACGCAGTCGGACCTCACGCTCTGCGAGGGCTTCAGCGAGGCCCTCAAGCAGTGCAAGTTTTCACACG GTGTATCATCACTGGTTTGA